The following proteins are co-located in the Streptomyces bottropensis ATCC 25435 genome:
- a CDS encoding adenine phosphoribosyltransferase: MTDIKELLLSRIRDVADHPEPGVMFKDITPLLADPAAFTALTDALAELTVRHGATKIVGLEARGFILGAPAAVRAGVGFIPVRKAGKLPGATLSQAYDLEYGSAEIEVHAEDLIEGDRVMVIDDVLATGGTAEASLQLIRRAGAEVAGVAVLMELSFLAGRQRLEAVLDGAPLESLIRV; this comes from the coding sequence ATGACCGATATCAAGGAGCTGCTGCTCAGCCGTATCCGTGACGTCGCCGACCACCCCGAGCCGGGGGTGATGTTCAAGGACATCACCCCGCTGCTCGCCGACCCGGCGGCGTTCACCGCGCTGACGGACGCGCTGGCGGAGCTGACCGTCCGGCACGGCGCCACGAAGATCGTCGGCCTGGAGGCCCGGGGCTTCATCCTGGGCGCCCCGGCCGCGGTCCGCGCGGGCGTCGGCTTCATCCCCGTACGCAAGGCCGGCAAGCTCCCCGGGGCCACGCTCAGCCAGGCGTACGACCTGGAGTACGGCTCCGCCGAGATCGAGGTGCACGCCGAGGACCTGATCGAGGGCGACCGTGTGATGGTCATCGACGACGTCCTCGCGACCGGCGGCACGGCCGAGGCGTCCCTGCAGCTCATCCGGCGGGCGGGCGCAGAGGTCGCGGGCGTGGCGGTGCTGATGGAGCTGTCCTTCCTGGCGGGCCGGCAACGGCTGGAGGCCGTACTGGACGGCGCCCCACTGGAGTCGCTGATCCGGGTCTGA